The genomic segment NNNNNNNNNNNNNNNNNNNNNNNNNNNNNNNNNNNNNNNNNNNNNNNNNNNNNNNNNNNNNNNNNNNNNNNNNNNNNNNNNNNNNNNNNNNNNNNNNNNNNNNNNNNNNNNNNNNNNNNNNNNNNNNNNNNNNNNNNNNNNNNNNNNNNNNNNNNNNNNNNNNNNNNNNNNNNNNNNNNNNNNNNNNNNNNNNNNNNNNNNNNNNNNNNNNNNNNNNNNNNNNNNNNNNNNNNNNNNNNNNNNNNNNNNNNNNNNNNNNNNNNNNNNNNNNNNNNNNNNNNNNNNNNNNNNNNNNNNNNNNNNNNNNNNNNNNNNNNNNNNNNNNNNNNNNNNNNNNNNNNNNNNNNNNNNNNNNNNNNNNNNNNNNNNNNNNNNNNNNNNNNNNNNNNNNNNNNNNNNNNNNNNNNNNNNNNNNNNNNNNNNNNNNNNNNNNNNNNNNNNNNNNNNNNNNNNNNNNNNNGTCAATTCTTCTCAAAGGTCCGTCAATGGCTTCTATACTATCTACAGTCGCAGCTTTAAAAAATGGATATGGATAAAGGATTGAGTCGCTTGTATTTCTAGCGGCTctgatattttaatttcaaaatcgCAGTCTCAAGTATACagaagataaaaagaagaatcgaATGAAAAAACGAAGCGTTTTTCTTTATAACAGCCGCTTATGTCTTTTGAATGATGTCATCGGTGATTGAAACAACTGTGTATACGTCAATCTTATCCGAGTCATTGATAAGCTGACGTCTATGATTATAAGCAgacccttttttttatttgctggTGGCGCTCAAAAACTTAGAGACGGCGCTGGATAGAGCCTAATCCAAATTCAGtttaatactaataaaataatttgtgtaAACTACTGTGCCAgctttgtatatttttgtaacacATCAAAACATGTCCATGCATTTCTACAAAAATATCTTTACCAATCATTCGACATTATCCAAATAATTTGCCAAGACAAGactttgaacccaaaaaaaagggaCCCGCCTCTTAAATCCGAAATGTCTCCCACAGAGTTACAAAGATCCAGAGAGAATAATCCAACCCTCGAGCTCATAATCATAGACGTCAGCTTATCAATGACTCGGATAAGATTGACGTATACACCGTTGTTTCAATCACCGACGACATCATTCAAAAGACATAAGCGGCCAAAACCCCCATTGACTTCTACGGTGTCTCCAATCCGACTTGGAACCACACCATGAAGTTTTACGTCAATGAAGAAGCAGCCCTATTGAACCTCAAGGTCAAGTTATATAGCATTTTAGCTATTGGCTTGAAGGAGAGAATGACCTTTGTTTGGGAGACGTCAACGTCTTGGTTTCTTGCTTCTACCAACTACTATTAAAGAACCGTAATAAATACAAACTCAAGATGGTGACTTACACTGTGAAAATCATGGAGAGAACCAACGGAATGCTAACTTTCTCATATCAGCTTAAATCCGACAGTTTCCGTTGACGATTATTATCCTTCGGCAGTTCGGCACCAGATTACTCGTTATCGTATGGTCAACTCATTAATCCAAACCCGGATCCAATGATGTTCAGGTCACCCCGTCATGTGTTCCCCTCAACTTCAAACCGCAGTGATGAAACTGACCCTAGAGCTCATGATCAAATCCGCTAAAGACACAAATAAGGTCAACATCGGCAACGCGATGAGCGTATCGGTTATGATCCGCGAAGGTAAGAAAACGACTACAACCAATACTCCTATCGCCTATTGTGTCTATAGAATCCCGAGATGGGACCACTAAGTTGATTTTTCTCTTGATGAGAAGTTAGTTGAAGAGGGTCGTTTGACTCTTATATATTGTGAAAGTGATTCGAGTTCGGACCATTCATGGAGATAAGGACGTTGGTGAAGTCAAAGTCCCGATTAAGGAGCTCTTTGGATTACATCCGCCATCTCTTCTGTCAACTAGCAACGGTGATGATAGTAACGGTATGAGTTTGGTGACGCGGGGTGTGAGTGTGACGggtccaaacaaagaaaaaggaaaattgagcTTCACTTATAGGTTTCTTGCGTAGCAAGCTCCTCAACCATTTATTATGAATCCGTTTCATGTAGCCTTAGGTTACCCGATTGTTCAACCAGGAGTAAATATTGGGTCGAGCAACACTCAACCAATTTATATGCAGCCGCAGCAGTACCAGTCACATGGACACCAAGATTATTCACCACCACAGTTACAATCACAACCACAAAAATGGCCATCTCAACTCCAACCGCTCCACCCGCCATTACAGCATACACAATCACAACCGcaactacaacaacaaccacaatgAAATAATCATGTATGAGGTTGACGCATGATCAGCATAAATTTAATTACATTGAATTTTGCTACTTCTAATTCATGATTTGTttagtattttagttttgctcatggatttttttattactttccCCTTCATTTGTTAATTTCATTggaaaatttacatatataaaatgctCCATGAGCGTATATGTGAATGTAGTTCATTGATTTCAAGTCATCTAACATTTCTTATCTCTAGATATCAGTCTCGTGGACGCACTACATCTATCTTGCAAATCCCAATACcatacaatataatttataaaccatTTGACCTAACAAACTTGCAAAAACTGTAACTTTGcgaaactaaatttttaaaaattattgatcaAGAGAAAAGCATTTTTATGCTTGCTACTAGGTTTAACACATTCTAGCCAGTTTATGTTTTATCCCTAGAAACCTTGTTAAGTTTGTATAGCCAAATCTCAGATATTGAATCTCTAATGTGAAATGGAATGTTTGTGAAAAACTACTTCAAAAGAAAGATGtgaaaattctctaaaatacGTAAAATAGAATAATGGAAtgagtgatttttaaaaaaatagaaatatggCCACGAAAATAATTTAACAGAtgtatattagattttttttttctttttttggtaattacTACTACGGTTGAACAACTTCACATTCACAAAGACGCTTATTTTTAGGTAGAGGAGTGCAAGTGCACTTTTTAGGCATCTCACTTGCACTTCGTGCACCCAAGAAGTCTAGGAAACAAGTGATTCGTGGACTGCCTCTGTATGTGCATGATCCATTGAAGACTTGTTTAGAACGTCGATACACTGGTTCCTTCATTGGTGGAAAAACTGAtacatctgttttttttacatgtcacaaaaacacagaCATTAGTAAATACATATGAGTCAGTTTTTTAAATCCAGACTGTTTtctcttgtctttctttttttttttagtgaggAAGAAATATGCATTTaattataatctatatatataaaattaactttacTCATTCCTGATGCTGCCACATCAGCCACTCCCTCTATTTAATAAGACCAAATTTTTGACACAACCCACTaagcaattctttttttttttgtgtttcatatttctttaaaagCCCAATTTCATATTTCTGTAAAAGCTCAATCCAATAATAATACATGTTTTATATGATGttgaaataaaacttttctctaGGAAGCTCCACTCCGCCGTCCGCCGTAGTGCGACCTGAAGCGTCCCTCAACAATCCTCCACACCCTTTCGTTGTCTTTCCTGACTTCCATCTCCATCGTAACGTCTTCTTCTAAAACGGTAATTCAAGTCTTTCAATGTTGTCTCTTTCAATTGAAGTCCCACTACTTTTTATTCAATAAGTGTAAGTTGAAGTCCTATATAATGTCATCTCCTTCCGTTTCATGCCTCTTACAATTTCCTTTCACTctaaaatttttctttacttacaTGGATTATATAGGACTAGATGAAATTTCTCTTCACaatttcctttctctcttcaATGTTCAGTGTTCAATCTGCTGAACGGCGGCTAGgttttagtcattttttttgagttatgaAGGTCTTTACCTTTTCtttgttgatatgattttcATCTTCGGCATGAATCAGTATAATCACATGTGtatggacatatatatatatgcgtatTGTATACATGTATTAATAGTTATATCTAATTCATTGAAATTGTTAATTTGCAGAAAAGAGGAAGGCTGAAGCTAGAGGATCTGGGTGAAATACTCTCACTAAATTTGGGTATGTCTCtttcttaattagatttttGTTCGGTTCTTTACTTCTTTTAAATCAGATGTATGTATGTTTGTTTATGTATCAATGTATGATTTAAGTATCCCTCCTCATAACACATGTGTCGACGCTGTCATACATGGTTTGTATATAGTTTTGGTCTCCTACCAGAACATATCTGCTTTACCGTTATAGCTCAAGTCGGGGCAACTTATTTCATAGTTGGTGGTTTTGTTGGTTCGCTCAGTATATATTCTATGTTGAGGCTCTAAGTAACAACTCAAATGAGTAATTGGCCtgctttttataataaaagtataCTACATCGTCCTAGGTAGCTTTTTGGGTCTTTAAATAATAGGTCTTCCAGTTTTTCTGTTATGATCTGTTATCAAACTTCAAGCTACATGAATCCATAAACATTCATAGCTAGATCAGCTATTTGTTTCCATGTTGAACTAGAGATTATTTTACTCTATGGTTATNNNNNNNNNNNNNNNNNNNNNNNNNNNNNNNNNNNNNNNNNNNNNNNNNNNNNNNNNNNNNNNNNNNNNNNNNNNNNNNNNNNNNNNNNNNNNNNNNNNNNNNNNNNNNNNNNNNNNNNNNNNNNNNNNNNNNNNNNNNNNNNNNNNNNNNNNNNNNNNNNNNNNNNNNNNNNNNNNNNNNNNNNNNNNNNNNNNNNNNNNNNNNNNNNNNNNNNNNNNNNNNNNNNNNNNNNNNNNNNNNNNNNNNNNNNNNNNNNNNNNNNNNNNNNNNNNNNNNNNNNNNNNNNNNNNNNNNNNNNNNNNNNNNNNNNNNNNNNNNNNNNNNNNNNNNNNNNNNNNNNNNNNNNNNNNNNNNNNNNNNNNNNNNNNNNNNNNNNNNNNNNNNNNNNNNNNNNNNNNNNNNNNNNNNNNNNNNNNNNNNNNNNNNNNNNNNNNNNNNNNNNNNNNNNNNNNNNNNNNNNNNNNNNNNNNNNNNNNNNNNNNNNNNNNNNNNNNNNNNNNNNNNNNNNNNNNNNNNNNNNNNNNNNNNNNNNNNNNNNNNNNNNNNgggagaagagagaaaaggacacaagaaaccaaaaatattgcAGCAACCttcatcttttgtttctcttttgactATGTTTTTTTCGTTAAAAATTGTATGTAATGGTTTCAGCAGTTGTACATTGATATATAGCTATTTTGCAACTTCTTTGCATCTTATGTTTTTTGGAAATAGAATGAAAACTGTTTgaccaaaattatatatatctatttttgtcattttactGAATATTTAAAAGTCATGGGAGTTACTCCGTTTTAtggtatataatatttattccAAAGAAGTGTATTGCTTAAAATTAGGAAGGCATTTTATAAATAGCAAGACAACTCCTCTCTGTTTAGTTCACATATTTATAAAACCatacatctttttcttttctttctccagttttgtaaaataaatctaCGATAGAAATATATTAtcccatttttaataaaaaggaagtacacaacatagtttttgtagactttatattttaaataaatggttacaaatagattatagataggttatagattaatccatatattaatattaatagttaCACTTAAATATTAGGGATATACcaaattaataattgatatattaatagtaacaaataaaattNTGTATATGAAATAACCAACTCAGTTCTtctaaattttcctttttagtcTATATTTTATTGTAAACTATATGAAAGCTCATATTTCTGAAagcatatataatttcatactCTTATGTTGTGACCAAAAGAATAAGATAtactaaaaaatacataaaatttcttaaaataattcGACCGCGCGTAGCGCGGTTAAATTCCTAGNCAAGTTAAGTAGTGGGttacaagatagattacgaaataaaatttaaccaaggTTATAACACGGATACNCGAGTGGAtggggagaagagagaaaaggacacaagaaaccaaaaatattgcAGCAaccttcatcttttttttttttcctcttttgactatgctttttctttaaaaattgtatgttaTGGTTTCAGCAGTTGTACATTGATATATAGCTATTTTGCAACTTTTTTGCAtctgttgttcaaaaaaaaaaagcaacttcTTTAcatcttatgtttttttggaaataGAATGAAAACTGTTTgaccaaaattatatatattttttcattttactgAATATTGAAAAAGTCATGGGAGTTACTCCGTGGTATATAACATTTATTTCTAAGAAATGTAATGATTAAAATTAGGaagacattttaaaaatatcaagataattcctctttgtttagttcacacatttataaaataaatatacattatccaaaaaattaccgacggattaacaaatttctgaAAGTTTTCTGAAAGACATGTCTTCTTCAGAATTTCCtcgaaaatatgtcggaaaccTCTTGGAAAACTGTCAGAAATTTCCTACGGATTTTTCCCGTCAGAAAATTCGTCTGAAATCGATGTgctttcttgtagtgtataGGCAAATCTCAGATATTGAATCTCTAATGTAAAATGGAATGTTTGTAAGAAATTACTTTAGAAGAAAGATGTGAAAATTCTCTAAGGTACGTAAAATAGAATAATCGAAGGAgtgattttagaaaaatggaAATATGACCATGAAAAATAATTCAACAGAtgtatcttagttttttttttttttttttNNNNNNNNNNNNNNNNNNNNNNNNNNNNNNNNNNNNNNNNNNNNNNNNNNNNNNNNNNNNNNNNNNNNNNNNNNNNNNNNNNNNNNNNNNNNNNNNNNNNNNNNNNNNNNNNNNNNNNNNNNNNNNNNNNNNNNNNNNNNNNNNNNNNNNNNNNNNNNNNNNNNNNNNNNNNNNNNNNNNNNNNNNNNNNNNNNNNNNNNNNNNNNNNNNNNNNNNNNNNNNNNNNNNNNNNNNNNNNNNNNNNNNNNNNNNNNNNNNNNNNNNNNNNNNNNNNNNNNNNNNNNNNNNNNNNNNNNNNNNNNNNNNNNNNNNNNNNNNNNNNNNNNNNNNNNNNNNNNNNNNNNNNNNNNNNNNNNNNNNNNNNNNNNNNNNNNNNNNNNNNNNNNNNNNNNNNNNNNNNNNNNNNNNNNNNNNNNNNNNNNNNNNNNNNNNNNNNNNNNNNNNNNNNNNNNNNNNNNNNNNNNNNNNNNNNNNNNNNNNNNNNNNNNNNNNNNNNNNNNNNNNNNNNNNNNNNNNNNNNNNNNNNNNNNNNNNNNNNNNNNNNNNNNNNNNNNNNNNNNNNNNNNNNNNNNNNNNNNNNNNNNNNNNNNNNNNNNNNNNNNNNNNNNNNNNNNNNNNNNNNNNNNNNNNNNNNNNNNNNNNNNNNNNNNNNNNNNNNNNNNNNNNNNNNNNNNNNNNNNNNNNNNNNNNNNNNNNNNNNNNNNNNNNNNNNNNNNNNNNNNNNNNNNNNNNNNNNNNNNNNNNNNNNNNNNNNNNNNNNNNNNNNNNNNNNNNNNNNNNNNNNNNNNNNNNNNNNNNNNNNNNNNNNNNNNNNNNNNNNNNNNNNNNNNNNNNNNNNNNNNNNNNNNNNNNNNNNNNNNNNNNNNNNNNNNNNNNNNNNNNNNNNNNNNNNNNNNNNNNNNNNNNNNNNNNNNNNNNNNNNNNNNNNNNNNNNNNNNNNNNNNNNNNNNNNNNNNNNNNNNNNNNNNNNNNNNNNNNNNNNNNNNNNNNNNNNNNNNNNNNNNNNNNNNNNNNNNNNNNNNNNNNNNNNNNNNNNNNNNNNNNNNNNNNNNNNNNNNNNNNNNNNNNNNNNNNNNNNNNNNNNNNNNNNNNNNNNNNNNNNNNNNNNNNNNNNNNNNNNNNNNNNNNNNNNNNNNNNNNNNNNNNNNNNNNNNNNNNNNNNNNNNNNNNNNNNNNNNNNNNNNNNNNNNNNNNNNNNNNNNNNNNNNNNNNNNNNNNNNNNNNNNNNNNNNNNNNNNNNNNNNNNNNNNNNNNNNNNNNNNNNNNNNNNNNNNNNNNNNNNNNNNNNNNNNNNNNNNNNNNNNNNNNNNNNNNNNNNNNNNNNNNNNNNNNNNNNNNNNNNNNNNNNNNNNNNNNNNNNNNNNNNNNNNNNNNNNNNNNNNNNNNNNNNNNNNNNNNNNNNNNNCCatacatctttttcttttctttctccagttttgtaaaataaatctaCGATAGAAATATATTAtcccatttttaataaaaaggaagtacacaacatagtttttgtagactttatattttaaataaatggttacaaatagattatagataggttatagattaatccatatattaatattaatagttaCACTTAAATATTAGGGATATACcaaattaataattgatatattaatagtaacaaataaaattatggatattccaaactgtatttttggaagattttagtcatatatcacgttgtttccaaagatctttaaacacaatattacaaatttattttccacatattttatcgatagaccacaacgttaaccaaagatagattacgaaattgatatattgattggttacaagttaagtagtgggttacaagatagattacgaaataaaatttaaccaaggTTATAACAcggatacttatctagaatcattaacaatataaaacttataaaatatgtgtttttttcaagccttcatatttagcatatgattttattacataatattttatcaaaaaaaaactttttaaaacaataatataaattatattttatataaaaaatataatataaataaaatgaatttcaacccgtgcttaagcacgggtcttaatctagtaatAATACAtaaacatgcatatatatttatttcatcaATCATATAAGAAACATGTAACATCtgtatatagaaaaagaaactcaatcattttaaaatataaaattatatataaaaataaataagttattgtcccgtggtgtaccacgggttaaatcctagtatatatttatttcatcaATCATATAAGAAACATGATTTAATCTATCTCGTTATTACAAGCTGATTGATTAGCATCTATTCTTAACTGTGACGTTAAGCCCATTCTTCATACGAAGAATAACACCAGGGTATGGCTCAATCTTCTGTTCCTTTAGGACCTCAATGTCATAGTCTTGTAATATCTCCAAAACCACCGTTTTCAACTGGATCATAGATATATGCTTACCAAGACAAGCTCTTGGTCCGGCATTAAATGAAAAGAACTTGTAAGAAGACTCATGTCTTAATCCTCCGGTTTCGGAAACCCATCTCTCTGGTTTGAACTCTGCTGCGTCTTCTCCCCAAATCGCTCTCATCCTCCCCATCGCATAGAGAAAGATAATGATCGTTGAGTCTGCATCCACTTTATGCCCACTTGGAAGAAAATCTGGTTTGATTGCTGACTTGCGCTGGAACGGAATTGGTGGGTAAAGCCTCATTGATTCTAACAATGCGCCATGTAAATACACCAATTTGTTCAGCTCTGCGGGGTCATGAGACGGTCTCTCCAGACCACTTCCGACANCACTGATTCCTTCGTTGGCGGAAAAACTGATAcatctgttctttttttttttacatgtcaCAAAAATACTAGACATTAATAAATATGAGTCAATCTTTTTAATTCAGACTGTTTtctcttgtctttctttttattttagtgaGGAAGAAATATGCATCTAATTATGATACAATATATTAATGTTAGTTACCTTGTGACGAGTGGGtagggagaagagagaaaaggacacaagaaaccaaaaatattgcAGC from the Camelina sativa cultivar DH55 chromosome 12, Cs, whole genome shotgun sequence genome contains:
- the LOC104733083 gene encoding alkane hydroxylase MAH1-like; this translates as MRLYPPIPFQRKSAIKPDFLPSGHKVDADSTIIIFLYAMGRMRAIWGEDAAEFKPERWVSETGGLRHESSYKFFSFNAGPRACLGKHISMIQLKTVVLEILQDYDIEVLKEQKIEPYPGVILRMKNGLNVTVKNRC